TCCATGCTTTAGATTACTAGAAAAACTTCAGATTCTTCCTCGGATGTTACAGATTTCACTACAGAACACTCCAAACGAAGCAGCGACATCTAAAGATTCAAGCTTTGAGAGGGTAAACTCTAACTTGATCCAACAGAGGCCCGCAAAGGGAACCCGGATTACTAACACTAGTGTGGTAGTATGAACTGTAAAACGTGATCCGTGTCCTGCTCCCGGTTGCCGTAAAGTTCAAGCTTGCAGCTTTGAATCCACCCTTTCCCTGCGACTGGAATGACACCTTCGCTGTCCCATTGCCGGCAAAGGCTTCCACCAGCATCGATCCATGGCAACCGTTCTTGGCATCGCCTACCACGAAGCTCAGGTTGTAGGTGGTGTTACTGGCGGTCCTGATAACTTGGGCGATCGCGCTTTCTCTTCCGGCCACAAGCTCGATGGCGAACTGGCCGGACGGGATGGCGTAATGTGCGGCGTCGATAAACCTGACGGCCTTAAGGGATTCGATGATCCAGCCAGGGAGGGGAGATGTGCTGTCTTCCTGCTTGGGGGGGAGGAGGACGCCGGTCGTGGAATTCTTGAACACATGAGGGCCCTCTTCAAAGCCACCATTCTTGACTAAGTTGTCTGCAGTTGAAGAACAGTGCAGCAAGAGGTGATTGGGATTGTTGGATACATATCACAATCTCAGGTGAACGACAGTTGAACAAAAACAGCAGCATGAAGGGTTCTCCTCCTTCATTAGATCCGCCATTTTTGCATGCAAATCCACTGATCTCACATACATTAATGGCTAACCTTACCATGTGTCGGCATGGGAGGAAAGAGCTCCTTGATGGCCACAGCGTCCAAGAGCGGCCCGCACGCCGGATCTTCCTGAACCCCCGTGTTGTGGAAGATCACCTGCACCGTCTTGTTACCGGGCCTGAATCCCCAGGCGTAGGTGTCACCACCGGTGCTGCTGTAAAGAGTCTGAATGGGGAGGTCGCCTGAGAGCGGCGGCACCGAGACCCTCAGCACCTCGTCCTGCGCGCACGTTCTGGTGGCGCTGAAGGTGAGCGCGTAGAGGGATCCCGGCTTAACGGTGATGTTCTGGGAAATGGAGGCGTCGTTGCCGAGCCGCACGGCGTGGACGCCGTGAGGCACCGCGAAGAACATGCCACCGGGCTGCGGCCCGCCGGAAACGTACTCCACCAGGCCGTGGATGGTCCAGTGTGGGAGGGAGTGCTTTCCCTGGATGACCGTCTTGTTGAGCTTGTCCTGCCTTGGGCTGATCTCGAAGTTGCCGTTGGCAAGGAACCCTGCAACAGATCAACGGAGACAAGCTTGAATATCTACAAACTTAAAGAAGGAGATGTTGCTAAGGTCATTACCATCAAGTTCTAGAGACCCGAGAACACCGATGCAGAAGGAGAGAAGCAGGAGAAGCTGCAGGGAACCCATTTCCCTCCTCAGTAAAGCTGAGACAGTGCCACAGGTACTGTGAGAGCTATATTTATCTCAGACGCCTGCGTTCAGATATCCCTCAAGCACAAAGCTAAAGCTCACCTACACGACTACTCCCTCATGCCTTGTCATCCGAAGCCCATACCTTTCCTTGCGTTGTATGCTTGATCCGGCGGTACATGTCAACTGCGTCATTGATTCACCCTACTCTGTTGCAGTAAAAAGGAAGCTGAGGGTTGCAGAAATCACGTTGGCGATGGCAGAAGCGTGTCGGATTGCTGCAGAGTTCATCGAGACCTGCCTTCTTAAAAGGATGgcagaaatatatatatagttggatACAATTCATGTGGTTGCAAGTGGCTCACACACATCGGTTACATCAAAAGCTCACAAGAAAATAAGGCTCTGTCAGAGTCAGTCGACAGAGACCCGTACATCTGCCATGGACATGGGGATGTACATGACTTGGCTTATTTAACTCCAAGATTAGCAGCAAAGAACATGAACAAACAAATGGTGGAAACATGTTCTGAGCGACAATTCCGCTCTCCAGTCTCACCTCACAATCTTGGAAAGGAAGACAAGATTATGGATACTTGATCAGGTATTGAAGTTGGTACTTTGGGCACTATCTTGGAAGTATCGGGGCTTTTAGGAAGCTGCAGGTTGCTATAAGTGATCTGAAACAAGCAGATTCCATTCAATGCACATGAAACATCAAATCATCTGAATCTCTACGCTAACGAGCTCTTCTACagactactctctctctctctcggagaaAGAGAAATCAAGCTGTCATCTTCTACGGACTCTCTGATTCTATTTCTTATAGTGTACTGATCCCAGCGGATAAGGTTGTGAAGGGCATCGAGGGATTCCTCTCTCAGCACGTCAGATTGGATCGGATGGGACTAAGAAAACCCAACGAAAAAGAAATCAGCTTCCTGCGGAAGACGAGAACAGCGGAGAGGGAATAGTTTAAGTCTGCCTCCGTCGCCGCCGACGATGGCGATGCTGCAGAGCAGCTGGGCGTGGAGTCGCCGCCAGTGCCTCGGCAAGCAGGAACAGGCGCACGTGGTGGCGGTGGCAGGCCACCGACTTGACTGCGGTCAATGCAGTCCTTGAGATTCATGTAGGCATCCTATTGGCGTCATCAAGCTTCGTGCACGGTCGTTGATCAAAGAACCTTTTGTCTCTGCCGTCCATAACGATCAAAAGATCGATCGTGGTAATGAGAATGTCTTCTACGATCCATTTAACAATCTTATGGTTTTAGATATTgtcaaaattattatatttgcTTAAAGGAATAAAAGAGAGAGAGCAGATCCGATCCGATCCATTTGGTATTGGCGGATCTGCTTAGGCTAGGCCTTCGTACCCGTATAATCGCATTTCGACCCGACCCATATTTTTACTCTTACGTGGACCCGGTGACGTGACTTCGATGTCAACACTGCTCTTATCACGCGTACCTCCCAAGTAAAAGAATCCAATTGGGCCACGTTTGGTCTTGAAAACCCATTCTCTAAGGCAATAACTTCTCACACCTGATTATACGTTGCTCGATAAATTACCCTCAGTTCACGTAGTGATATTGACAAATTATGTGGTCCCACCTAGCGGGGTCAGAAATGAATTCCAATGACATGGCTGGTATGATGTGTAGTTGAAAGTAAATATCCGAACAAATAATAAGAGTAGGAGCGGAGGCAGAGCAACCGCAATTGCTTCTCCTCGGCATGGAGAAAACGGGAGATCCCGCGGCTCCGCTCCTTCCGCCTCATTATCCGCCGCCGACGGAGCCGTGTTACGGCGTCCCAGCCGCAGCAGCTGCCCTCCAGGAACCCTACTTCCCGGAACCCCCGGCCTACGTGCTTCTCCCCTTCTAcccccgccgccaccgccgccgcggaCGCTGCCACTGTTGCGGCTCCCTCTTTTCATCCTCCGCCCTCCTCTCATCGGCCTTCCTCCTCGTCATCCTATGTTCCGCCGCCTTCTTCCTCTGGCCCTCCGACCCCCAGCTAACCGTCGCCCGCCTCCGGTTCGACGACCTCCGCGTCACCCCGCCCCCCTTCGCTACCATTGACGTCGTCCTTAGCGTCGACCTCATGGTCCGTAACCCGGACTTTTTCTCTCTCGACTACCGCTCCATCGTGGTCTCGATCGGGTACCGCGGGAGGCCGCTCGGCTCCGTCACGGCTGACGGCGGCCACGTTAGGGCGCGGGGAGTCTCGCACGTCCACACCAAGCTCGATCTCGACGGGATCCTCGTGTTGAATGATGCCATCTATCTGATCgaggatctctttaggggatcactgCCTTTGGACACCGTCACCGAGGTGCAGGGTCGGATGCGGCTGTTCTTCTTCGACGTCCCCGTTCAGGTACAATTTACGAACGCTTCCTATTGTTCATTAATGTCTCAGCTGCTCCTTGACTTGGTTGCATCTTTTGTTTTATCTTCTCCCATCGATGAATTTGATGTGCCAAAATGATCCTTTGACATCTGATTTTTGTTGTAGGTTTGTAGGATAGGAATTTGATCTAATGAGGATTTTTATTATCTTGATGGATACATATAGTAATCTGAAAAAAAGTTGTAGCTTTCTTAATCCCAAGAAAAAGAATTGTATCTAATTAAATGCTTCAAGAAGCATTTCCCTGACTGTTGTGTGATTTATACTGGTAATCTGTAGATACTTCTCAAAAAACATTGCATACTTCATGTCACTATTGCATTGTGTTAAGACTTCTAAGATATAGATTTGGAACGTTTATTTTAATAGAGTGTGCGAACCTATTATTACTGATTAAAATGGATGATTGACTTAACATTGTTTGCTCATACAAATCATGTCGAGAAGCCTCTCCAGTGTTGCGATGTGATTGAATATGTTCTTTTGCTCCTTCTCAACCATAAGGGTCATGCGAGGACTAAAAGATAGTCTaggattagaattattaaaaggtGAACTCGAAGCAGTCGTGGATAACATGTGCTATTATAATATTTAGGCAGCAGGGATGATCTGTCACTTAGAGGTGGTCATGGAAAAGATGAAAGGAATTGTTGCCCTGCGCAGAACTTGGAAACAGCAGGTTTCTCTGTTGTCCTAGATGCAGGAATTGGGGTCTCAAGGACCAGATTAGTGGCTCAATGAGAACTGCATGTTATTTCATAGCATCAGGACTAAAAACACCGGTTAGGGTGTAGTTGGAAGGGATTATTGCTGGATACTAAGTACAAAGTATGATTTTGATCAAATTAGATGTTTAGATTTAGAGTTCATGCTATAGTTAAACTATCAAGTacagaacacaagaagaagaaactaAATCTGGAATACAAATACAAAAGATGGATACCTAGAGACAACTCGATTACTGCAAACTACTCCGGTTTATGGTAATTGTTCTTCCAGCAGACCTCACACCAATAGTTCTACTGATGGCCTTGGTACAGTATAATAGAAAATTTTCAGGCTTCTTATTACAAAAACCTTGAAAACATTGTGTATATgtgattttttttagtttttttacATCTAGTTCTAGGAAATTTTAGCCTTAGCCTTTACCCAAATATTTAGTGGTTGATGGCTAAGATTTTGTACATGACAGCTCATAAAAGGATGAAATATAATGTTCATCCTTTACTAGTATTTCTAGGCTGATTAATTCTCATATATGAAGCATCCTTAGAAACTGCATGAATGCAGTAGAGGCTTGCCAAGCAACTTGCTTATGATTTCTTGATATATGTAATAACTGTAGCATTTGACTTAAAATATTCATTGTAATTGGGAAGTCTTGAAAATATTTGCATGTTGGTGCTTTCTTTTTAAGTAGATAAAGGAAAGATTTCTTCATGTGATGTCAGAAGTTTAAAATCCAGCAGTTCAAGCTAATAGGCATAAAATATCCAAGCTAATAGTTTCAGGTTGTTATGTCCAATCTATTATTGTATAAAATATCCAAAGATAACTGTCCTCATGAGCAACAAGATAAAAAAGGTGGCCTTCCCATGCAGATGGTTGGGTTACTACATAAGAGAGATGTTTTCTGCAGCTACTTCTGAGCTTAAAATGATATATAATTGAGTGCAAATACAGAAATAtgcaaatgcaaccaagtgataTGAGAATTCATGGTAGGGCACATGGAATAGTGATGTAAGAGAGGGAAAGGAAAAAACACAAGGGTAAAGGAGGAGGGAAATGGCATGCCGAAACATGACACCTAACTTGACCATCAAGGATATCGTGTTCCAAAATGACCCCTTTCTTTCCGAATAATGCAAGTATCCAGTTATTCTAAaaggaagaaaattaaaaaaaggcaTCACACATATCCCTGCATGTATGTATTCATTAGGTTGAGAGAGGTGGTGGTTGAGGGATCAAGTTTGATAGCAATTCGGCGTGAGAGAAAAAAGTCAGTTTAGATCAACTTTTGGAGAGATTGGTCTGGCCTGAGTTTGATAAGTTGCGGATACAATGGGGGCATTTTGCAAATTGGGTTACCTAACCCATATCATTTACCTGTTATTGGCTGAGCTCCAGTAATGGTGGCTGAGGGATGAAGGTATTTAGAGTTTGTTCATCCCTACAGGGATATACATGATATTTTGAAGTTAAAAGGGATAAATATGATATTTTGCTGTTTTGCAGTGATATTTACTAAGATATTCCCAGAGTTGTCAagctttaggttttttttttttttgtaaatattcATTAGGTATATTCTGGCCTTCGTCTTCCTTGCTAACAAATATTCTCAGCCAGTCAAATTATGTAAGGATACATAATAAGTTAGCTAGAGTCATGCCAAATAGTAATGAACAACAATCTTCACATAGTTTCTTTTCTTCGTTAAAGTAAGATTTAATTGTTTTCTTTTCTATTCATTCTTTAGTACTTTTTGTCTAATCTGAGCATCAATTACCCACTTATCTCTACATTTTCTCAGGGAAATGTTTCGTGTGCATTGAATGTCAATCTAGAAAACCAGGAAGTCATTCGTCAAGACTGCTACTCTGAGGTAAGTTCTTGTCAAGTATGATCAAGTTATCTTTTTGTTTTCATGTCTTCACCTACCATAGGCTTCTGATGTTACATCCTTTCAATTATTCGGTTGTTCAGTGATCTCTGATACTTGAAGTGGAGGATTCAGGTGGATGGTTCAGAAGAATTTGCTTCCTTGTCATGTAAAGATTTTCTGCATGCATCATAATGTATATGAAGTAAAACAAAACATGTATGTGAGATATGAATATTTGTCCagaaaacatataaagaaaagtgttgtaaataaatGGTGCATTTGGCTCTTGTGACTGGTGATTATCTAATGTTGAACTCAGAATTCCTAGCTGAGTGTGTCTTTGTCTTTTGCCGATTGTGACTTTGATACTATTTTCTGGAGGTTGCCCTCTTTGGTAGTTGATTCCATGGCAAGGATGGACTCAGTTCACTAAAACAGAGTATCACCTACCTCAGTGTATGCTGGCCAAAACAAGGACTGAGAAAGTTGATCCTATGTCTCCTCTTCATTCTTGTCTGTGAAATCACTTGTTTTGAATGGCAGTGCTCCGAGGCCATGATTTCGGTCATCATGTTGGACTGAGGCAGGAGGAGGATGTTGCTGCTCGAGGCCTGTGTTCAGAAGCTGCTCTCACAGGTAAGCTGAACTCTCAAGTTCATCAATGATCACTACATGAAGCTTATATATTTTGATAATTGCAGGTTGCACTGGATATCCTTCTACAAGTATCTCAAATCCAACGACTTCCTTTGCCAGGTAGTGGCCATGGGGGTTGAGCTAGGTCTTTCCAGGTAACCCCTTCTCCATTTTCTCTTTACCTCCTCTCCCTCCTGGTATGCATGAAATGACACACACTGTTGTTCTCACTTTGCTTCATGCCCCAACATATTAAAGATTTGGTAATGAAGATTCTGTAGCTTCAGTTTGTTCCTGTATTTGATATGCATCTGTTCTTAATGTGTGAAGATCCttcttgtttgatatgaaatgggAGATTTCTTGTTTGCCTTGCAATAATAGCTGGAACTTTAGTTGGATTATGTATATTACAACATTCTCTCAGTCAAGGATTGATGTGCATAATATGTTCCACCAAACTGAAGCCACTGGCACATGGTACAATCACATGAATATCAATCACCAGATTGATATTGCTATACTGACACTATGGAAAAGCATTATTCATGTACTTCACTCCCAACAACTAAAATTACTGAAGTCAACTTCACTAAATGAGTTAGCATACTCAATTTGAAAATTTTCTCGTCTCTACATCATTCCTTCAATTCTCCAATCAACATGAAGTTATTAGGATTCAGTCACATCTCATCTTACATTTATGGATGGTGGTTATGAGGTTGAGATGGAAGGAAAGATGGTGATGCTATAAACGAAGGGAATACTGGATCATGCCAATTGATAGAGAATCATAGCTCCTGTTAATACTATGGCTCTGCATGTCACATTTACTTATATTTACTTTAATAGAAGTATTTGCAGGAGCATGTTAGAACTTATCACATTTATCTTAGCATTATATATTTCCTATTTTGTATTTAGCTGTGGTTAATTTATCATTCTTCATAAGCTTTAATACTGTAAAATGTTTCACATAAAAACTAGTCAATTGACCATAGAGTATGTGTAGTTATAGCATAAGAATTCTCATGGTATCTGTTCTATGCAACTCTGATTCTATCAGCTAAACAAAAGTGAAACACATGAGAGTGCATAGGAAAAGAAAGCTACTTTTGCCCTTCTACTGGAAAGATTCACATGTCGAGCACTGGCTTTGCAAGTTTGTGAGTTCAAAGTGGAGCTGGTCCAAATGCAATTGTGCAATgacaaaaggaaaagagaaagcaGACAGTGGAAACAAGAGCATGCTGAGCATCTATCTCCTCTTCAAGATCCTTCTTGATACTTGCATCACACAGAAATGCCAAAAATGATACTTGAATGTGGCAGTGGAAATGTCTAGAAATGATTTGATCTGGGAGGTGGGTCAAAACCAGATTTGGCATGGCACTACAAGGCTCTTCTGCAATGCTCTCTGTACCACCAGAGAATGTGAAGGTTGGATGAGAGACAAtaatgcagtttgtagatggctgGCTTCTGCATCACCAGCACAGTTATCTGCACTGGTCCACCAGTTTCTTGTATGAGTTGCATAATTTTCTTCGAGAATTCATCCTCATGTCTTGTTAGTTTTTATTGGTGAATAAATGATAAGAAATTATGTAAAAGATCAGTCAGTAACTTGTGTTCTTGAGCACTTGTTGATGGATGCAGAAACCAAAGTAGCAACTTCTTAGCAACAATCAACTTGTCATAGCATCCAACCAACATGAGAAAGTTCAGATTCACCAATTGGCTCAATTTGCACAAGTCATTCTCAGCACATCATGACTGACAAAGATTTAGGAATCAGTAGCATATATCACAGTATGAACAAGCATGCCCAAGATGAATTGCAGAGAAGAAAACATGAAATGTAGATACATTTCTACTTGCTCAACTAGGCAAGAACCAAAAAAGATGTAGATTTTCATGAAAATATTGCAGGGACCAGATAATAAATAGATGACATATATTCAACAAAATTCTGACTATCCACCACCAATTTGAGATACCAT
This genomic stretch from Musa acuminata AAA Group cultivar baxijiao chromosome BXJ3-9, Cavendish_Baxijiao_AAA, whole genome shotgun sequence harbors:
- the LOC135649577 gene encoding uncharacterized protein LOC135649577 codes for the protein MEKTGDPAAPLLPPHYPPPTEPCYGVPAAAAALQEPYFPEPPAYVLLPFYPRRHRRRGRCHCCGSLFSSSALLSSAFLLVILCSAAFFLWPSDPQLTVARLRFDDLRVTPPPFATIDVVLSVDLMVRNPDFFSLDYRSIVVSIGYRGRPLGSVTADGGHVRARGVSHVHTKLDLDGILVLNDAIYLIEDLFRGSLPLDTVTEVQGRMRLFFFDVPVQGNVSCALNVNLENQEVIRQDCYSE
- the LOC103998920 gene encoding protein TEEBE isoform X2, encoding MGSLQLLLLLSFCIGVLGSLELDGFLANGNFEISPRQDKLNKTVIQGKHSLPHWTIHGLVEYVSGGPQPGGMFFAVPHGVHAVRLGNDASISQNITVKPGSLYALTFSATRTCAQDEVLRVSVPPLSGDLPIQTLYSSTGGDTYAWGFRPGNKTVQVIFHNTGVQEDPACGPLLDAVAIKELFPPMPTHDNLVKNGGFEEGPHVFKNSTTGVLLPPKQEDSTSPLPGWIIESLKAVRFIDAAHYAIPSGQFAIELVAGRESAIAQVIRTASNTTYNLSFVVGDAKNGCHGSMLVEAFAGNGTAKVSFQSQGKGGFKAASLNFTATGSRTRITFYSSYYHTSVSNPGSLCGPLLDQVRVYPLKA
- the LOC103998920 gene encoding protein TEEBE isoform X1 produces the protein MTQLTCTAGSSIQRKESTCGTVSALLRREMGSLQLLLLLSFCIGVLGSLELDGFLANGNFEISPRQDKLNKTVIQGKHSLPHWTIHGLVEYVSGGPQPGGMFFAVPHGVHAVRLGNDASISQNITVKPGSLYALTFSATRTCAQDEVLRVSVPPLSGDLPIQTLYSSTGGDTYAWGFRPGNKTVQVIFHNTGVQEDPACGPLLDAVAIKELFPPMPTHDNLVKNGGFEEGPHVFKNSTTGVLLPPKQEDSTSPLPGWIIESLKAVRFIDAAHYAIPSGQFAIELVAGRESAIAQVIRTASNTTYNLSFVVGDAKNGCHGSMLVEAFAGNGTAKVSFQSQGKGGFKAASLNFTATGSRTRITFYSSYYHTSVSNPGSLCGPLLDQVRVYPLKA